Proteins found in one Salvia splendens isolate huo1 chromosome 10, SspV2, whole genome shotgun sequence genomic segment:
- the LOC121751975 gene encoding protein ALTERED PHOSPHATE STARVATION RESPONSE 1-like, translated as MGCATSKPDDSPAVLLCRERCSFLDEAVRQRFAFAEAHMAYLHSLKEVGVSLDRFFSQDPDASFHSPPSPVLNLPAHRKGDSPSASPPDKIHHHLPSRSDSGSHLHFHSDDSEDEDDDGGGSDLDSLHHHDVISPPHHLHQQQEQLPYGARGYFPGYENLNLNIPNGGGGFMNVNYMKKHTAPSVVYTQRPMNPETMYMGESSSSYYPNPNYSINQNSNTAYPMYNYNNGYSNYGGGGGYFDGSSPPAPYGGGGYSSQQSVASTSKAPPAPPSPPSSSAWDFLNPFESYEKFYPPYTPSRDSREVREEEGIPDLEDEDEVVKEVHGDQKYADSGRSSYSKPGASEEEARGVNEAELHYRARPSVGMESDAVEYEVHMVDKKVVDAEERAKDRGNAAGFKPRGFKGDSEVLKEIQAQFERASESGNELAKFLEVGKLPYKRKHGGNHVSSKILHLPMVSSQPSTSQSSDSADPALLEINQELELRSKNLSSTLHKLHLWEKKLYEEVKIEERMRLLHEQKSKKLKRLDEKGAETHKIDVTRKLVRDLSTKIRIAIQVVDKISVKINTVRDEELWPQLNEFIQGLTRMWKSMLECHHSQCQAIGEAKRLDAIAFRKHFSDSHFEATKQLQHDVINWTLRFSYWVTAQKGFVRALNNWLMKCLLYVPEETADGVVPFSPGRIGAPPVFVVCNQWWQSLERISETEVIGSMRDFASTVLHLWDQDKAEMRQRMLANKDERKVKSLDKEDQKIQKEIQALDKRMVVMSADDNGMPLAGHAVYQSETTKGGSLQASLQHVLEAMERFTGNSLKVYEEILQRIEEDHLAREQEKVS; from the exons ATGGGCTGCGCCACCTCCAAGCCCGACGATTCTCCGGCGGTGCTTCTATGCCGCGAGCGCTGCAGCTTCCTCGACGAAGCCGTACGGCAGCGTTTCGCCTTCGCCGAGGCTCACATGGCCTATCTCCACTCCCTCAAGGAGGTTGGCGTCTCTCTCGACCGCTTCTTCAGCCAGGATCCCGACGCCTCCTTCCACTCCCCGCCCTCGCCGGTTCTGAACCTCCCGGCGCACAGAAAGGGGGATTCTCCCTCCGCTTCGCCGCCGGATAAAATTCACCACCACCTCCCTTCCCGCTCCGACTCCGGCTCTCATCTGCACTTCCATTCCGACGATTCGGAGGACGAAGATGACGACGGCGGCGGCTCCGACCTCGACTCGCTGCATCACCATGACGTCATCTCACCGCCGCACCACCTCCACCAGCAGCAGGAGCAGCTCCCCTACGGCGCCAGAGGCTATTTCCCGGGCTATGAGAATCTCAATCTGAATATCCccaacggcggcggcggctttATGAATGTGAATTACATGAAGAAGCATACGGCGCCGTCCGTTGTGTACACGCAGCGCCCGATGAATCCGGAAACTATGTATATGGGTGAATCTTCTTCCTCATACTATCCCAATCCTAATTATTCCATCAATCAGAACTCAAACACTGCTTATCCTATGTATAATTACAATAATGGCTATTCCAATTACGGCGGCGGAGGTGGTTATTTCGACGGTTCTTCGCCGCCGGCGCCGTACGGAGGCGGCGGATATTCGTCGCAGCAGTCGGTGGCTTCGACCTCTAAAGCGCCTCCGGCGCCCCCTTCACCGCCGAGCTCGTCTGCTTGGGATTTCTTGAACCCTTTTGAGAGCTATGAGAAGTTTTATCCGCCTTACACTCCCAGCCGCGACTCGAGGGAGGTGAGAGAAGAGGAGGGGATTCCGGatttggaagatgaagatgaggtTGTGAAAGAAGTTCACGGCGATCAGAAATATGCGGATAGCGGGAGGAGCAGTTACTCCAAGCCAGGGGCATCGGAGGAAGAAGCAAGAGGTGTTAATGAAGCGGAATTGCATTACAGAGCAAGGCCTAGCGTTGGGATGGAGAGTGATGCGGTCGAGTATGAGGTGCATATGGTGGATAAGAAGGTTGTTGATGCCGAGGAGAGGGCGAAAGATCGGGGCAATGCTGCCGGGTTTAAGCCGCGTGGCTTCAAAGGGGATTCGGAAGTTTTGAAGGAGATCCAAGCCCAGTTTGAGCGGGCTTCGGAATCTGGGAATGAGCTAGCAAAGTTTCTTGAGGTTGGGAAGCTTCCGTATAAGCGGAAACATGGTGGCAATCATG TCTCTTCGAAGATACTGCATCTTCCAATGGTTTCTTCGCAACCTTCGACGTCACAAAGCTCTGATAGTGCTGATCCTGCTCTTTTGGAGATCAATCAAGAACTGGAGCTTCGGTCCAAAAACCTTTCTTCTACTTTACATAAGCTCCATCTTTGGGAGAAAAAACTGTATGAAGAAGTTAAG ATTGAGGAAAGAATGAGGCTTCTTCATGAGCAGAAATCTAAAAAACTGAAGCGTTTGGATGAAAAAGGTGCTGAGACTCACAAAATTGATGTGACGAGGAAGTTGGTTAGAGACCTATCCACAAAAATCAGGATTGCAATTCAGGTCGTTGATAAGATATCAGTGAAGATAAATACTGTGAGGGATGAGGAGTTGTGGCCACAGCTTAATGAATTCATTCAAGG GTTGACTAGAATGTGGAAGTCGATGCTCGAGTGTCATCATAGTCAATGTCAAGCAATTGGAGAAGCCAAGCGATTAGATGCCATTGCATTTCGAAAGCACTTTAGTGATTCTCATTTTGAAGCCACTAAACAGCTTCAACATGATGTAATTAATTGGACTCTAAGGTTCTCTTATTGGGTAACTGCACAAAAGGGTTTTGTCCGAGCATTGAATAACTGGCTTATGAAGTGTCTCCTTTATGTTCCTGAAGAAACGGCTGATGGGGTAGTCCCATTCTCTCCCGGTAGGATTGGCGCCCCTCCAGTGTTCGTGGTCTGCAATCAATGGTGGCAGTCTTTGGAAAGAATTTCTGAAACAGAAGTGATTGGTTCCATGCGAGACTTTGCCTCGACAGTCCTTCACCTATGGGACCAGGATAAGGCAGAAATGCGCCAGAGGATGTTGGCGAACAAGGACGAGAGGAAGGTTAAGAGCCTCGATAAAGAGGATCAGAAGATACAAAAGGAGATTCAGGCTTTAGATAAAAGGATGGTGGTAATGTCCGCAGATGACAACGGTATGCCACTAGCTGGACATGCTGTATATCAAAGCGAGACTACTAAAGGGGGGAGTCTGCAGGCAAGTCTGCAGCATGTACTCGAGGCAATGGAGAGGTTCACTGGAAACTCTCTTAAAGTCTATGAAGAGATACTGCAAAGAATCGAGGAGGACCATCTGGCCCGGGAGCAGGAAAAGGTTTCTTAA